The following DNA comes from Peribacillus sp. FSL E2-0218.
CTGAATGCGCCTGGTAAAAATAGTTCAACACCGTTCTTTGAACTGGAAATGGATGAATGGGACGATATTATGGATGTCAATTTGAAGGGTATCGTGTTAACCTGCCAGATCTTTGCGAAGAAAATGATCGATCAGGAAAGACGAGGCAGTATCATCAATATTTCTTCCGTTTCTTCCACGACGCCCTTATCAAAGGTATTTACATATTCCGTTTCAAAGGCAGGGCTTAACAGCGTGACTCAGTTTTTGGCGCGGGAATTCGCCCCGAACGGCATCCGTGTCAATGCAATCATCCCTGGTTTCTTTCCTGCAGAACAAAATAGAAAAATCTTGAGCGCTGAAAGGATTGTGTCGATCATGGAGCATACGCCATTGAACCGTTTTGGCACTCCGGAGGAATTGCAAGGTGCTGCCGTGTGGCTCGCCTCTGAAAAAGCTTCGAGCTTTGTCACTGGGACACTTATTCGAGTGGACGGTGGATTTGGCAGTATGACAATTTGAAAGATATAACAAGAACGACAAGAGGTAAAGCGACCAGGGCTTTACCTCTTTATTATGCGTACGTACCACTCCCAGGTTTTTTGACCTTTTCTTTCTTTCCATCCGATAATCCTCATTCATTCGCTTAAAGATAATCATTTCCTCAGTGGTGACCTTCAGATGTTTACCATAGTTCTATTTATGTTTGTGAGTTCCAGGATATTTTGTATAAAATACCCTTTTGTGAAGAAACATAGAAAAAAGGAGTTTGAGCGACCTGCAAAAAATGGGGGTAACCAGCTTGATTCGTAATGTGGGCAAATTATTGGATAAAAGAAAACAAAAACCGGATATACGACAACCTGACCAAGGTTCGAAGCCAGCGGATCAGTTAGATGCGAATTTCAGCCGAAACGTGGAGACGTTCCGCTCCATTTATGATAATTGTTCGGATGTCATGTTCCGCCAGTTCCTACTTTTCGGTAAGACACAGGCCATGCTTATCTACATTGAGGGACTTTCGGATATTGGGGGAATTGAAGAAAATGTACTTTCCCCGCTCATGCAGGAAACCACGGTTCCTTCACAGCCATTACATGAATTCCTTGAACATAAAATGCCCGTTTCCAAATTGAAAAGAGTGAATACGCTAGCGGATTGCATTGAATCGATTTCGACTGGAAATCCACTCCTTTTATATGATGGCGAAGGTTACGGATTTTCGATAGGATTGTCCAAATGGGAAAAGAGGGCAATTGAGGAACCCGTCGCGGAAGGAGGAATCAGGGGTTCGCGGGAGGGGTTCAATGAATCGCTCGGCATCAATACGTCACAGCTAAGAAGGATCATAAAAAGCCCTGCACTTAAAATACAGTCCATGAAAATAGGCGATTACACCAAAACGACGGTCGCGATTGCTTATGTCGATGGATTGGTGGATCAATCCTTGATCACTGAAATTACAGCTCGTTTGGAACGAATCAAGATGGATGGCATCTTAGAGAGCGGGTACATCGAGGAAATGATTGAGGACAATCCATTTTCCCCTTTTCCGCAAATCATGTCGACAGAACGTCCGGATGTCGCCAGTTCATCCCTGTTGGAGGGCCGTGCCCTCATTCTTGTCGATGGGACTCCGTTCACGCTGATTGCCCCGGTATCCTTCTTTTCATTGATTCAATCCCAGGAGGATTATTATCAACGATTCATGGTGGGAACCGTCATCAGATGGCTGCGCTATGTGTTCATGGTTTTATCTCTGTTACTGCCTTCCCTGTACGTCGCTATCCTGACTTTCCATGCAGAAGCGGTGCCGACAGCATTATTGCTAAGCATGGCAGCATCAAGGGAAGCGGTTCCGTTTCCTGCCATAGTGGAAGCGCTCATTATGGAAATAACGTTTGAGGCATTAAGGGAGGCAGGTGTCCGTTTGCCCAAGCAGATAGGGTCAGCTGTAAGTATCGTTGGAGCTCTTGTCATCGGACAAGCTTCCGTTCAAGCGGGGTTGGTATCAGCACCAATGGTCATTGTCGTGGCCATTACGGGAATCTCTTCTTTCATGATGCCGCGCTATATTGCCGGAATCGCCATCAGGATGCTGCGGTTTCCAATGATGCTGCTTGCAGGAACGTTAGGGCTGCTTGGCATCATGATGGGCGTCATTGCCATTGCCATTCATTTATGCAATCTCCGTTCTTTCGGGGTTCCTTACTTATCCCCGTTAGCCCCGATGAAAAGCCGGGAGCTGAAAGATGTGCTGTGGAGGGCTCCTTGGTGGATGATGGATTCACGACCGCGACTAACGGGCGAAGCCAATTCTTACCGCCAGTCTCCTGAACAGGGACCAAAACCAAACAGGGGAAGTGAAGAAAAGTGAAAAAGGAGAGGGGACGAATTACGGTAAGAGAGAAAGCGAAAAGAAGTAAATCCATAAGTATCATTCTTCTCTTCCTGATGGCGATCCCTTTGATGACCGGCTGTTGGGATCGAGTCGAAATCAATGATTTGGCGATTGTCACTGCCGCCTCCATCGACAAAAAGGATGATGATTCCATTGAGCTGTCAATCCAGGTTTTCATCCCTAAATCCATAAGTAGCGGAGGAGGAGAAGGCGGACCAAGTCAAGGCGGTGGCGGGACAACTACCTTGGTGAAATCTGATGTAGGATCCAATCTGTCGGAAGCCTTGTCCAAGCTTCAAGGTAAGATACCCAGAAAGGTATTCTGGGGACATTGTAAAGTTTTTGTATTCGGGGAACGGTTGGCGAAGGAAGGAATTCAGGAGCAACTGGATTTTTTACTGCGCCATCCTCAGCCGCGTGAACGAGCGAATGTGTTTGTCAGCAAAGGGAGAGGGAAGTCCATCTTGGAATCGATGCCGCCTTTGGAAAACTATTCGGGAGAAGTGATCAAGGAATTATCGGATTTACATTTGGGCTTGCGTGTCACACTGCATAAGCTGGATGAGATGTTAACAAGCAAATCTCAAGCGGTTGCCCTCCCTTTCATAAAAATTTTACCGCCAGCGAAAGGGGAAGCGAAATTACAGGGCATTCCATATATCTTTGGTACAGCTTTGTTTAAAAAAGATAAAATGACTGGGACGATGACCGATAAGGACACAATGG
Coding sequences within:
- a CDS encoding SDR family oxidoreductase — protein: MTNLFDLTGKTAVAIGGNSVLGSAISQGLAAQGAKVAIVGRNLDKAKEVVKEIENGGGSAKAFQADVCSRESLLEAADQIQRWSGGWDILLNAPGKNSSTPFFELEMDEWDDIMDVNLKGIVLTCQIFAKKMIDQERRGSIINISSVSSTTPLSKVFTYSVSKAGLNSVTQFLAREFAPNGIRVNAIIPGFFPAEQNRKILSAERIVSIMEHTPLNRFGTPEELQGAAVWLASEKASSFVTGTLIRVDGGFGSMTI
- a CDS encoding spore germination protein produces the protein MRQPDQGSKPADQLDANFSRNVETFRSIYDNCSDVMFRQFLLFGKTQAMLIYIEGLSDIGGIEENVLSPLMQETTVPSQPLHEFLEHKMPVSKLKRVNTLADCIESISTGNPLLLYDGEGYGFSIGLSKWEKRAIEEPVAEGGIRGSREGFNESLGINTSQLRRIIKSPALKIQSMKIGDYTKTTVAIAYVDGLVDQSLITEITARLERIKMDGILESGYIEEMIEDNPFSPFPQIMSTERPDVASSSLLEGRALILVDGTPFTLIAPVSFFSLIQSQEDYYQRFMVGTVIRWLRYVFMVLSLLLPSLYVAILTFHAEAVPTALLLSMAASREAVPFPAIVEALIMEITFEALREAGVRLPKQIGSAVSIVGALVIGQASVQAGLVSAPMVIVVAITGISSFMMPRYIAGIAIRMLRFPMMLLAGTLGLLGIMMGVIAIAIHLCNLRSFGVPYLSPLAPMKSRELKDVLWRAPWWMMDSRPRLTGEANSYRQSPEQGPKPNRGSEEK
- a CDS encoding Ger(x)C family spore germination protein; the encoded protein is MKKERGRITVREKAKRSKSISIILLFLMAIPLMTGCWDRVEINDLAIVTAASIDKKDDDSIELSIQVFIPKSISSGGGEGGPSQGGGGTTTLVKSDVGSNLSEALSKLQGKIPRKVFWGHCKVFVFGERLAKEGIQEQLDFLLRHPQPRERANVFVSKGRGKSILESMPPLENYSGEVIKELSDLHLGLRVTLHKLDEMLTSKSQAVALPFIKILPPAKGEAKLQGIPYIFGTALFKKDKMTGTMTDKDTMGLLWLKDEMESYTVTLSPEGIKGLISINPISTQVSVIPQIVNGNWKASVKIDTEGTVIQNGTKLNLSVPESLNIVESAYQKDIEKRIRVAFLHLQGNGDDVIGLAKEFYRKYPKQFSEAESNWKEIFKEMEVEVDVTAHIRRQGYINKPAGLAESEVEDR